One window from the genome of Eucalyptus grandis isolate ANBG69807.140 chromosome 7, ASM1654582v1, whole genome shotgun sequence encodes:
- the LOC120295674 gene encoding uncharacterized protein LOC120295674 has translation MRDLIGQQAHNQAAVAAVAEAALVSTPVATPAEVQPENVLVLRERSIHKLVEQFLKLNSLRFNGTGDPEAASLWVQDLENAFALLMCTEAEKVVLAVYQLQGNANAWWRATRGLVFPKGVVPVWDAFLRAFNDKYFSRSTREQKMEEFQCLRQGAMTVDQYEVKFAKLS, from the coding sequence ATGAGAGACTTGATAGGGCAACAGGCCCATAATCAAGCCGCCGTTGCTGCTGTCGCTGAGGCCGCACTTGTTTCCACACCTGTTGCTACACCCGCTGAAGTTCAGCCTGAGAATGTACTGGTATTGAGAGAGAGGTCGATTCATAAGCTGGTAgagcagtttttgaagctgaactCGCTAAGGTTCAATGGCACAGGAGACCCTGAAGCTGCGTCGCTATGGGTTCAAGATCTAGAGAATGCCTTTGCACTGTTGATGTGCACTGAGGCGGAAAAGGTTGTCCTAGCAGTGTATCAATTGCAGGGTAATGCGAATGCCTGGTGGAGAGCCACCAGAGGTTTAGTATTTCCAAAGGGCGTGGTCCCGGTGTGGGATGCTTTCCTAAGAGCGTTCAATGATAAGTATTTTTCAAGAAGCACCCGGGAGCAAAAGATGGAAGAATTTCAATGCCTCCGCCAAGGAGCGATGACTGTTGACCAATATGAGGTCAAGTTCGCGAAGCTTTCTTAG